Proteins from one Diprion similis isolate iyDipSimi1 chromosome 3, iyDipSimi1.1, whole genome shotgun sequence genomic window:
- the LOC124404060 gene encoding uncharacterized protein LOC124404060 codes for MALTIALPLSDLEPDHFYALGVRLLYDLGVRALAGAAPPPMSPSSGSESSGFSSLATSTGLSTPAESRPTSPEDIQPLLNLLRPLQCLVISPPSTTIAYGSRDLLDLAGNIRGPGWPILHPNLPQEDSSASLADRSSHYRLDEHGLMQDYPTRRCKDCGFCEPSPILSF; via the exons ATGGCGCTGACGATAGCCTTGCCGCTCTCAGATTTGGAGCCGGATCATTTCTACGCTCTAGGTGTACGCCTTCTCTACGATCTAGGTGTCAGGGCGTTGGCGGGGGCGGCACCTCCGCCAATGTCACCGAGCAGCGGAAGCGAGAGTAGCGGCTTCAGCAGCTTAGCAACTTCAACGGGACTGTCGACACCGGCCGAATCCAGACCCACCAGTCCGGAGGACATCCAG CCCCTTTTGAACCTGCTACGCCCTCTCCAATGCCTCGTCATTAGTCCACCGTCTACGACAATCGCCTACGGAAGTAGAGATTTGCTAGATTTGGCGGGAAACATCCGCGGCCCCGGGTGGCCCATACTGCACCCGAATCTTCCACAGGAGGACTCCTCGGCTTCCCTGGCGGACCGTTCCTCTCACTATCGTCTAGATGAACACGGCCTCATGCAAGATTATCCAACG AGACGCTGCAAGGACTGCGGCTTCTGCGAGCCATCGCCAATTCTCTCGTTTTAA